From Erinaceus europaeus chromosome 6 unlocalized genomic scaffold, mEriEur2.1 SUPER_6_unloc_12, whole genome shotgun sequence, one genomic window encodes:
- the LOC132536119 gene encoding apomucin-like, whose product MGTTGFSSTLLGTTASSVGIVTTTRVFPQGSSADTAPAVCRGPLGEEKVPGDTWTANCHQCTCMAARSVDCRPRECPAPPTCGAGEKVVTFSSSDTYLL is encoded by the exons ATGGGCACCACTGGATTCTCTTCTACCCTGCTGGGCACTACTGCTTCCTCGGTGGGCATTGTCACAACCACAAGAGTTTTTCCTCAGGGATCCTCTGCTGACACAGCTCCAGCAG TGTGCCGTGGTCCACTGGGAGAAGAAAAAGTG CCTGGAGACACATGGACGGCCAACTGCCACCAGTGCACCTGCATGGCTGCCAGGTCTGTGGACTGCAGACCCCGGGAGTGCCCCGCCCCACCCACATGTGGAGCCGGAGAGAAGGTGGTCACCTTCTCATCTAGTGATACATACCTGCTGTGA